GATAGGGGTAGACCGAGACGATCTCCCGGTCCGGCCCGATCTTGACGGCCTTCCTCGCTGCCTCCGGCCAGAGCACCGCCTCATCCTCTCCGAGTGCCTCGCAAGCCGCCCACCGGTGCCGGGCGCGGGGTACACGTCCCGCTTGAGTGATCCACCTGCCCACTGTCTTGATGTCGACACCACACCGCTCGGCCAGCTGGTCGTCCGTCAACCGTGCATCGGCCATGGCTCGGCGCAGGGCTTCGTTCACGAGTACCCCCGGGGACGTTGGGAACACATCGCACGCTAAGGCTGCTGCGTTCCCAACGTCCCCGGAACGCGGTAGGAACGACCCCTTCGAGGCATGAAGGTAAGTGTCATGTCCGACATTCAGCACGACACCCCGAGCTCCCCGGCACACCGACGTGCGTCACTCCCCTCACCGACCGCCTACTCGGAGAGTCAGCTACGCGGTGACGCCTGTTGCTGGTGCCGTCTCCCAGAAGGAGGCCATGTGCCCGCCGGCCGCGTCGAGGTCACCGACTGGGCCGGGGTAGCCAGCACGTGGCACCTCAGAGCGTGCGCCGCCTGCGCTGCCAACTGGCAGATGCCGCGTACCGGCACACGGTGACCGGGCTCCGCCCATGCCGTGCACGCACCCCGAAGACGAGTGGACCACAAGCGCCGGCATCGCCGCATGCGGCAGGTGCGGCACGCGGCGCTTCGTGGACTACCGGGCCCTCGGCCCCGCGATCGGTCTGCCCGAAGGCGCGCCTCGCGGGGCCGCGGGCACAGGCAGCGGCACACTGCGCCCAAGCGGTACAGCCGTCAGCCCGCCACCGCCTCGTACAGACTGAACCCCGCCAACGCCAGCATCAGCACCGCCGCGATCCGTGTGATCAGAGCCAGCGGCACCCGCTTCATGAGGGTGCGGCCGCCCACGATGCCGAGGCCCGCCACCGACCACAGGGCCAGGACCGCGCCCACGCCGACCGAGACGGGGTCGTCGTAGCGGGCCGCGAGGTTGGCGGTCATGATCTGGGTCAGGTCGCCGAACTCCGCGACCAGGATCAGCATGAAGCCCGCGCCGGAGACCTTCCAGAAGGACTGGTCGGCGGGCTTCTTGATCTCTTCCTCGCCGTCGTCCTTCTTCAGCAGCAGCATCGCCGCGCCCGCGAGGAAGAGCAGGCCGACGACGGCCTGGACGAGGCGGTGCGGCAGGAGGGTCAGGACGCTGCCCGCGGCGATGGCCAGGGCCACGTGGACGGCGAAGGCGGCGGCGACGCCGACGAAGACGTAGCTCGCGCGGTAGCGGGTGCCGAGCATCAGGCCGGCGAGAGCGGTCTTGTCCGGCAGCTCGGCCAGGAAGACGACCCCGAAGACCAGG
The window above is part of the Streptomyces syringium genome. Proteins encoded here:
- a CDS encoding DUF6255 family natural product biosynthesis protein, translating into MPCTHPEDEWTTSAGIAACGRCGTRRFVDYRALGPAIGLPEGAPRGAAGTGSGTLRPSGTAVSPPPPRTD
- a CDS encoding TMEM165/GDT1 family protein, whose translation is MFSFTVAALVFGVVFLAELPDKTALAGLMLGTRYRASYVFVGVAAAFAVHVALAIAAGSVLTLLPHRLVQAVVGLLFLAGAAMLLLKKDDGEEEIKKPADQSFWKVSGAGFMLILVAEFGDLTQIMTANLAARYDDPVSVGVGAVLALWSVAGLGIVGGRTLMKRVPLALITRIAAVLMLALAGFSLYEAVAG